The following are from one region of the Cloacibacterium sp. TD35 genome:
- a CDS encoding DUF2075 domain-containing protein, whose amino-acid sequence MTRNDADAINLNYTSNYISDTIDYAKQNNKKVICFVTGVPGAGKTLVGLKVATEHLDKEKGNTSVFLSGNKPLVDILQEALARDKIGQEKLKGNKITKKSARESVKAFIQIIHHYRDEYLRDPKAPYDHVAIFDEAQRAWTKEQTVKFMQQKKGISNFQYSEPEFLISCLNRHQDWAVIVCLVGGGQEINTGEAGISEWLSAVKNKFKNWETRISPNLIDTEYNAQESIKELELTNKVVFDDKLHLSVSMRSFRAEYLSRFVKEILDFDENAKETLKKLKGKYPVVITRDIEKAKKWLKEKARGSERYGIVVSSQAYRLKPLAIDVKTPINHVNWFLDDKYDIRSSYFLEDVATEFQVQGLELDWVCITWDADLRYSNEGWKTFSFVGNKWQNIHKNIRKKYLINAYRVLLTRARQGMIIVVPEGNVDDHTRQPEFYSPTFDYLKSLGIEIVE is encoded by the coding sequence ATAACTAGAAATGATGCAGATGCAATTAATTTAAATTATACTTCAAATTATATTTCTGATACAATAGATTACGCTAAACAAAATAATAAAAAAGTAATATGCTTTGTTACAGGTGTTCCTGGTGCAGGTAAAACTTTGGTTGGCTTGAAAGTAGCAACTGAACATTTAGATAAAGAAAAGGGAAATACAAGTGTTTTTCTATCGGGAAATAAGCCTTTGGTAGATATTTTACAGGAAGCATTAGCTCGAGATAAAATTGGGCAGGAGAAATTAAAAGGCAATAAAATAACCAAAAAAAGTGCTAGAGAAAGTGTAAAAGCTTTTATTCAAATTATTCACCATTATCGAGATGAATATTTAAGAGATCCTAAAGCTCCTTATGACCATGTTGCTATTTTTGATGAAGCTCAAAGAGCTTGGACAAAAGAGCAAACTGTAAAATTTATGCAACAAAAGAAAGGCATTTCTAATTTTCAATATTCTGAACCGGAATTTTTAATTTCTTGTTTGAATAGACATCAAGATTGGGCTGTGATTGTATGTTTGGTAGGAGGTGGCCAAGAAATTAATACAGGAGAAGCTGGTATTTCTGAATGGCTTTCAGCCGTTAAAAACAAGTTTAAAAATTGGGAAACTAGAATTTCTCCTAATTTAATTGATACAGAATACAATGCGCAAGAATCAATAAAAGAATTAGAATTGACTAACAAAGTTGTTTTTGATGATAAATTACACTTATCAGTTTCCATGCGCTCTTTTAGAGCAGAATATTTATCAAGATTTGTTAAAGAGATTTTAGATTTCGATGAAAATGCAAAAGAAACTTTGAAAAAATTGAAAGGTAAATATCCTGTCGTAATCACTAGAGATATAGAAAAAGCTAAAAAATGGCTTAAAGAAAAAGCCAGAGGTAGCGAAAGATATGGTATTGTGGTTTCTTCACAAGCTTATCGATTGAAGCCATTAGCAATAGATGTTAAAACTCCTATTAATCATGTCAATTGGTTCTTGGATGATAAATATGATATTCGTTCATCTTACTTTTTAGAAGATGTAGCAACGGAATTTCAAGTACAAGGTTTAGAATTAGATTGGGTTTGTATAACTTGGGATGCAGATTTAAGATATTCAAATGAAGGTTGGAAAACATTCTCTTTTGTAGGAAATAAATGGCAGAATATTCATAAAAATATCAGAAAAAAATATCTCATTAATGCTTATAGAGTTTTGCTTACTAGAGCAAGACAAGGAATGATTATAGTAGTTCCCGAAGGAAATGTGGATGATCATACAAGACAACCGGAATTTTACAGTCCTACATTTGACTATTTAAAAAGTTTAGGAATTGAAATTGTAGAATAA
- a CDS encoding helix-turn-helix transcriptional regulator codes for MAKNEQMLRLLFIEEFLRRRKDKGATYPEIADYLEMQFAEKGLELKFTERTFQRDKLAIADVFGIQISYSRKRNAHFIEEEELELSQESVFDQLLLVEAYRETKGKADVMFFEPRRARGLEHLNGLIHAITQKKVLSFSYQKFWENEKSSKVVMPYALKEFKNRWYLLAADYQSKNPSFFLKTYGLDRISDLNISNTSFKRENIDIEKAYKNSFGIISTLGKETQEILLKFDREQANYVKALPLHHSQTVIAENETETIFKVSLVPTYDFQREILSYGKRVQVLAPESFIQELKAEVEIMLKNFSE; via the coding sequence ATGGCAAAAAACGAACAAATGCTCAGATTGCTCTTTATAGAAGAGTTTTTACGAAGACGAAAAGACAAAGGTGCCACTTATCCAGAAATTGCAGATTATCTAGAAATGCAGTTTGCAGAAAAAGGACTAGAACTCAAATTTACAGAACGTACCTTTCAGCGAGATAAACTGGCGATTGCAGATGTTTTTGGGATTCAGATTTCTTATTCCCGAAAGAGGAATGCCCATTTTATAGAGGAAGAAGAACTAGAACTTTCCCAAGAAAGCGTTTTCGACCAATTGCTTTTGGTAGAAGCTTACCGCGAAACCAAAGGAAAAGCAGATGTCATGTTTTTTGAGCCTAGAAGAGCCAGAGGTTTAGAACATCTTAACGGTTTGATTCATGCCATTACTCAAAAGAAAGTACTATCTTTTAGTTATCAGAAATTTTGGGAAAACGAAAAATCCAGCAAAGTAGTTATGCCTTATGCTTTGAAGGAATTCAAAAACCGTTGGTATCTTTTGGCCGCCGATTATCAGTCCAAAAACCCCTCTTTTTTTCTAAAAACTTACGGACTAGACCGCATTTCTGACCTCAATATCAGCAATACTTCTTTCAAAAGAGAGAATATTGATATAGAAAAGGCTTACAAAAATTCTTTTGGCATCATCAGTACTTTGGGCAAAGAAACACAGGAAATTTTGTTGAAATTTGACCGTGAACAAGCCAATTATGTCAAAGCTTTGCCACTGCATCATTCCCAAACCGTAATCGCTGAGAACGAAACGGAAACCATTTTTAAGGTGAGTTTGGTTCCTACTTATGATTTCCAAAGGGAGATTTTATCCTATGGAAAACGTGTGCAAGTTTTAGCCCCTGAAAGTTTTATCCAAGAACTGAAAGCAGAGGTAGAAATTATGCTGAAAAATTTTTCAGAATAA
- a CDS encoding YciE/YciF ferroxidase family protein — protein sequence MKNQKNLAESVSKNLNDIFIEGLKDMYWVENTLVKALPKMFENARDTRLKTAIKDHLAQTKEHVIRLEQVFEQLGEKAEAQKCFAMEGILKEGDEILKDTEEGAVRDAAIIAASQKVEHYEITSYGTLCAYAKTLNERAALDLLLRTLGEEKKSDCLLSSIADTNLNSQAMTDLLPSKNIKAV from the coding sequence ATGAAAAATCAGAAAAATTTAGCAGAGTCCGTATCGAAAAATTTGAACGATATATTTATAGAGGGACTTAAGGATATGTATTGGGTAGAAAATACATTGGTTAAGGCTCTTCCAAAAATGTTTGAAAATGCGAGGGACACTCGACTTAAAACCGCCATTAAAGACCACCTTGCTCAAACTAAAGAACATGTTATCCGTCTGGAGCAAGTTTTTGAACAATTGGGAGAAAAAGCAGAAGCCCAAAAATGTTTCGCCATGGAGGGAATATTGAAGGAAGGTGACGAAATTTTAAAAGACACTGAAGAAGGAGCAGTTCGAGACGCCGCAATCATTGCCGCCTCTCAAAAGGTTGAACATTATGAAATTACTTCATATGGTACCCTTTGTGCTTACGCCAAAACACTTAATGAAAGAGCAGCATTAGATTTACTCTTGAGAACATTAGGTGAAGAAAAAAAATCTGACTGTTTATTGAGTTCCATAGCAGATACCAATCTTAATTCACAGGCCATGACGGATCTGTTGCCATCTAAAAATATTAAAGCTGTTTAA
- a CDS encoding catalase: MKPKEKEPFENGANPKQEQLSQYTTDTQGEFMTTNQGLKINDDQNSLKDGERGATLLEDFILREKITHFDHERIPERIVHARGSGAHGVFELYQSMGKYTKAKFLNDTSYKTPVFARFSTVAGSRGSTDMPRDIRGFAVKFYTQEGIYDLVGNNTPVFFIQDAMKFPDLVHAVKPEPDNEIPQAASAHDTFWDFISLMPESMHNIMWLMSDRAIPRSLRTMEGFGIHTFRFINEEGKSHFVKFHWKPLQGVLSLAWDESQRIAGKDTDFHRRDLWEAIEAGHYPEWELGVQIIPEEDEHKYPFDLLDPTKIIPEEMVPVEIIGKMTLNRNPDNFFAETEQVAFHPGHIVPGIDFSNDPLLQGRLFSYTDTQISRLGGPNFHEIPINKSIHEITNNQRDGMHRMQVNKGKAHYHPNSIGGGCPFQAMMKEGGFHSFNERVDSSKIRKRSQSFFDHFSQPALFYNSMTPHEKRHIQNAFSFELGKVKLVPIRQRVVNMLLEVSVELATIVGNHLGLTPQKLPQPITGSIPADGNLEEFYSFSNKLPIDKSPAVSQADKLPTNIKARRIALLTADGVNDSAFTEIKKQLCDMDAVVNIIALKHGFVTTKSGDLYPVCESLLTASSVVFDAVYVAGGDSVATLSSNADALHFVAEAFKHCKPIGADADAAELLIKAIPQVELPTAGVITDGNLDDFVIALQKHRFWEREEEPKVPA, from the coding sequence ATGAAACCCAAAGAAAAAGAACCCTTTGAAAACGGTGCAAATCCTAAACAGGAACAATTGTCACAATATACCACAGATACCCAAGGAGAATTTATGACTACCAACCAGGGACTGAAAATCAATGACGATCAGAATTCATTGAAAGACGGAGAACGCGGCGCTACGTTGCTTGAAGATTTTATCTTAAGAGAAAAGATTACCCATTTCGACCATGAAAGAATCCCTGAAAGAATTGTACATGCAAGAGGATCAGGTGCACATGGTGTTTTCGAGTTATACCAATCTATGGGAAAATATACCAAGGCAAAATTTTTAAATGACACCTCTTATAAAACGCCCGTTTTTGCCCGTTTTTCTACTGTTGCAGGAAGCAGAGGCTCGACAGATATGCCCCGTGACATTCGTGGTTTTGCGGTAAAGTTCTATACACAAGAGGGGATTTATGATCTGGTGGGCAATAATACGCCTGTATTTTTTATTCAGGATGCGATGAAATTTCCTGATCTTGTACATGCCGTAAAGCCAGAACCAGACAATGAAATTCCGCAAGCGGCTTCCGCTCATGATACTTTTTGGGATTTTATCTCTCTTATGCCAGAATCCATGCACAACATTATGTGGCTTATGAGCGACCGAGCTATTCCTAGGAGTTTGCGAACCATGGAAGGCTTCGGCATCCATACCTTTAGATTTATTAATGAGGAAGGAAAATCTCATTTTGTGAAGTTTCATTGGAAACCTTTGCAGGGAGTACTTTCATTGGCATGGGACGAATCTCAGCGAATTGCGGGAAAAGACACCGATTTTCACCGTCGCGATCTTTGGGAAGCCATAGAAGCAGGTCATTATCCTGAATGGGAACTTGGCGTACAAATTATTCCAGAGGAAGATGAACATAAATACCCATTTGATTTATTGGATCCCACTAAAATCATTCCTGAAGAAATGGTTCCCGTAGAAATTATTGGAAAAATGACCCTTAACCGAAATCCTGATAATTTCTTTGCTGAGACAGAGCAAGTGGCCTTCCATCCTGGGCATATTGTTCCGGGAATTGATTTCAGCAATGATCCTTTGCTTCAAGGTAGACTTTTTTCATACACTGATACACAGATTTCAAGACTTGGGGGCCCTAATTTCCACGAAATCCCCATCAACAAATCCATCCATGAAATTACCAACAATCAGCGTGACGGCATGCACAGAATGCAGGTTAACAAAGGTAAAGCACATTACCATCCCAATTCGATTGGCGGAGGCTGTCCTTTCCAAGCGATGATGAAGGAAGGTGGATTTCATTCTTTCAATGAACGTGTGGATTCGTCAAAAATTAGGAAAAGAAGCCAGAGTTTCTTTGACCATTTCAGTCAACCTGCTCTATTTTATAATAGTATGACCCCTCATGAGAAGCGACATATTCAAAATGCGTTTTCCTTTGAGCTGGGAAAAGTAAAATTGGTTCCGATTCGCCAAAGAGTCGTCAACATGCTTTTGGAAGTGAGTGTAGAATTGGCCACCATCGTTGGAAATCATCTTGGTCTCACTCCTCAAAAACTTCCGCAGCCGATTACAGGAAGTATTCCTGCGGACGGAAATCTGGAAGAATTTTATTCATTTAGTAATAAACTCCCTATAGATAAATCTCCAGCTGTAAGCCAAGCTGATAAATTACCTACCAACATTAAAGCAAGAAGAATTGCCCTCTTGACTGCAGATGGTGTGAATGATTCTGCTTTTACAGAAATTAAAAAACAGCTTTGTGATATGGATGCCGTAGTGAATATTATTGCCCTAAAACATGGATTTGTCACTACAAAAAGTGGTGATCTATATCCCGTTTGTGAAAGCCTGTTAACGGCATCGTCTGTAGTTTTCGATGCCGTATATGTTGCGGGTGGAGATAGTGTTGCTACCCTTTCATCAAATGCAGATGCTCTACATTTTGTAGCAGAAGCCTTCAAACACTGTAAGCCTATTGGTGCAGATGCAGATGCTGCTGAATTATTAATTAAAGCGATTCCACAGGTTGAATTACCGACTGCCGGAGTAATAACGGATGGGAATCTTGATGATTTTGTAATTGCTCTCCAAAAGCATCGATTTTGGGAACGAGAGGAAGAGCCAAAAGTTCCTGCATAA
- a CDS encoding nSTAND3 domain-containing NTPase, translated as MESGKNIISKSIIYTEGGDFINGDNNFIQKIIFNLAYNKAGLKSIVKQTKNVLNKIKSDISGHILKRNLTDLPIEEIITNNQFLFIDGEAGSGKSAYAKHILETLDDTCIISFAADQFLKSSLINTLHEINVDLSIEEIFNEFEEFSNKLIYIDSFEKLLEGDAESFREFVAVLRENKDIKLIVSCRSYALETLKFNYFDKQLLHNNSAIINVPQLNDEELQYFVEKIPALDSIVQNANLAEIIRTPKYLSLAEKLITASDEDLSIIDVVEFKKQLWKNIVGGSNAPFEEERQNTFVGIAVKRAKNLTLLTTANEFDSETVYRLKSEGVLFEENNLYAPSHDIFEDWGLIKYVNCLKIDNPKIDVFYSSLTNEPAIRRGFRLWVESKIEESESWIYNFVIDTINNVSIENHWKDEVLISIIKSDLCDKFFSEHKDELLEDNLKLLKRVIHLLKISGKDFNQSPNNKGWDVVVKFLFENVNELTEIQTQILRLLYDWENILYVGKITNKETPKYVGKLVNTILHNFEEGTDWMNAGESNSLTEKGIQLLYNLSEYIPEEIKILLDNLFIKNKDEDYKIRNKKDKQIEYALSHFHTGTLPKYFPEELIALANLKWKYKKVKSTSRFGFEHYESGIEHHFGITNKHNFKYFPESAYQTFVYKFLNSNPWKALDFIIDFTNQCAENYVKSDFLKDDAFGRTADDITAVDLLYNGQIYPIHGSNYLWLVNRGGQITVPDLLQSVVVALEKYLYELGQIESEKINEIIQSFFDEIYTKSNSVILISVLSSIAMAYPNKVGDKFLPLISDKNFFNWDRSRWMSDYSGNSLLGLPHATWQQRLCDKERQEASQWAHRKKYYRGLTSFLIEYQILYGNFNGKLFEMFDYMESKHDKEDVYFLKLLSEIDIRKQNIEKIEHDGNLAIQISPNYAVDSTLEKEMQKNEEQSNVQNEYSKYSLWISQTFQKKSEENVTYEYWKECFEYYLNYDQSKIDFFNAFPIGTLATLGFDLFSDELNANEFEFCVNTIIEIAQKLFDRKKNERFNFENFDFSVSIYDNHSVYGALPKLLNFKDRLTEQQVNDIKALTFFFLRDLNKELDVDLKHLYDSFRKFAWVADYQYAYNCFIGIILYAEFFKKYPRHNRYSDEEIKKIENEENEILNFIDNNENAYELTNLSYSKYSHWELEKAVDIFPIYEEFDFSYTFLELIFNAHIESFLLEKQRYSSVVDYHKIGFTTKETIIDFLFEIPFNENTKSFFENILDAGANFKNDDLRLKYDVTKYVKEIVEWFYYKVDSNNGNEKMLNNLWNYWDVLYFKIKNITNLYNQEYLFFGKWKYEADDWFVLKKDNISSIYLKKIESLSYLNVEALMQLLSGIGFQSLMPEGIKVLTKHFKSDVKKLLNINYYYGEKLIMRGFKDKIKQIKEDESLLNEFLWFLNVMVDLGSSKAYYIRENLILYKK; from the coding sequence ATGGAGTCGGGTAAAAATATTATTAGTAAATCAATCATCTACACGGAGGGTGGGGATTTTATTAATGGGGATAATAATTTCATCCAAAAAATAATTTTCAATCTTGCTTATAATAAAGCGGGATTAAAAAGTATTGTAAAACAAACAAAGAATGTTTTAAACAAAATTAAATCAGATATTTCAGGGCATATTCTAAAAAGAAACTTAACTGATTTACCTATTGAAGAAATTATAACAAATAACCAATTTCTTTTTATTGATGGCGAAGCAGGTTCAGGTAAATCCGCCTATGCAAAACATATTTTAGAAACTCTCGATGATACTTGTATTATTTCTTTTGCAGCTGACCAATTTTTAAAAAGTTCACTTATCAACACTCTCCATGAAATTAATGTCGATTTAAGTATCGAGGAAATTTTTAATGAGTTTGAGGAGTTTTCAAATAAGCTGATATACATTGATAGTTTTGAAAAATTATTAGAGGGAGATGCAGAATCATTCCGAGAATTTGTTGCCGTTTTAAGGGAAAACAAGGACATTAAACTAATTGTTTCATGTAGAAGTTATGCTTTAGAAACATTGAAATTCAACTATTTTGATAAACAATTACTACATAATAATTCGGCTATTATAAATGTTCCTCAACTTAATGACGAAGAATTACAATATTTTGTTGAAAAAATTCCTGCTCTTGATAGCATAGTTCAAAATGCGAATCTTGCTGAAATTATTAGAACCCCAAAATATTTGTCATTGGCAGAAAAACTAATCACTGCTTCAGATGAAGATTTATCCATAATTGATGTGGTGGAATTTAAAAAGCAACTTTGGAAAAATATTGTTGGTGGTAGTAATGCACCATTTGAAGAGGAAAGGCAAAATACTTTTGTAGGTATTGCTGTAAAAAGGGCAAAAAATTTGACATTACTGACAACTGCAAACGAATTTGATTCAGAAACTGTATATAGACTTAAGTCAGAAGGAGTTTTGTTTGAAGAAAATAATTTATATGCTCCGTCACATGATATTTTTGAAGATTGGGGACTGATTAAATATGTAAACTGTTTAAAAATTGACAACCCCAAAATAGATGTTTTTTATAGCTCGTTGACTAATGAGCCTGCTATAAGAAGAGGTTTTAGATTATGGGTTGAATCAAAGATTGAAGAATCTGAAAGTTGGATTTATAACTTTGTGATTGATACAATTAACAATGTATCAATCGAAAACCATTGGAAAGATGAGGTTTTAATTTCAATTATTAAATCAGATTTATGTGATAAATTCTTTAGCGAACATAAAGATGAATTGTTAGAGGATAATTTAAAATTACTTAAAAGAGTTATTCACCTGCTTAAAATTAGTGGTAAAGATTTTAATCAATCTCCAAACAATAAGGGTTGGGATGTCGTAGTAAAATTTTTATTTGAAAACGTAAATGAATTAACTGAAATACAAACTCAAATATTAAGGCTTTTATATGATTGGGAAAACATTTTGTATGTTGGAAAAATAACGAATAAGGAAACGCCGAAATATGTTGGGAAACTTGTAAATACAATCTTACATAATTTTGAAGAAGGTACTGATTGGATGAACGCTGGGGAAAGCAACTCATTAACAGAAAAAGGCATACAACTACTTTATAATTTGTCCGAATATATCCCAGAAGAAATTAAAATTTTATTAGATAACCTTTTCATCAAAAATAAAGACGAAGATTACAAAATAAGAAATAAAAAGGATAAGCAGATTGAATATGCTTTATCGCATTTTCATACAGGAACATTGCCAAAATACTTTCCCGAAGAACTTATTGCATTGGCTAATCTTAAATGGAAATACAAAAAAGTAAAATCTACAAGTCGATTTGGTTTTGAGCATTATGAATCAGGTATAGAGCATCATTTTGGAATTACCAATAAGCACAATTTTAAGTATTTCCCAGAAAGTGCTTATCAAACATTTGTCTATAAATTTCTTAATTCAAATCCTTGGAAAGCATTAGATTTTATTATTGATTTCACAAATCAATGTGCGGAAAATTATGTGAAATCAGATTTTTTAAAAGATGATGCTTTTGGAAGAACAGCAGATGATATAACTGCTGTTGATTTATTATATAATGGACAAATATATCCAATTCATGGTTCTAATTATTTATGGTTAGTCAATAGGGGTGGTCAAATAACTGTACCTGACCTTTTACAGTCTGTTGTAGTTGCTTTAGAAAAATATTTATATGAATTAGGTCAGATAGAATCAGAAAAAATTAATGAAATAATACAATCGTTTTTTGATGAAATATACACCAAAAGCAATTCTGTAATTCTTATTTCTGTACTATCAAGTATTGCAATGGCATATCCTAACAAAGTTGGGGACAAATTCTTACCATTAATATCTGATAAAAATTTTTTCAATTGGGATCGTAGTAGATGGATGAGCGATTATAGTGGAAATTCATTACTCGGACTACCTCACGCCACTTGGCAACAGAGGCTTTGTGATAAAGAAAGACAAGAAGCATCACAATGGGCACACAGAAAAAAATATTATAGGGGTTTAACAAGTTTTTTAATTGAATATCAAATATTATATGGCAACTTTAACGGAAAACTCTTTGAGATGTTTGATTACATGGAAAGTAAACATGATAAAGAAGACGTTTATTTTTTAAAATTGTTGTCTGAAATTGATATTAGAAAGCAAAATATAGAAAAAATAGAACACGATGGCAATTTAGCTATTCAGATTTCTCCAAACTATGCTGTTGATTCAACCTTAGAAAAAGAGATGCAAAAAAATGAGGAGCAAAGCAATGTTCAAAATGAATACTCAAAATATAGTTTATGGATTTCCCAAACCTTTCAAAAGAAATCAGAGGAAAATGTAACCTATGAATATTGGAAAGAATGTTTTGAATATTATCTAAATTATGATCAATCGAAAATTGATTTTTTTAATGCTTTTCCGATAGGTACTTTAGCAACGTTAGGATTTGACTTATTTAGTGATGAATTAAATGCTAATGAATTTGAGTTTTGTGTAAACACCATCATAGAAATTGCTCAAAAGCTTTTTGACCGAAAAAAGAATGAACGATTCAATTTTGAGAATTTTGATTTTTCTGTTAGTATTTATGATAATCATTCGGTATATGGTGCATTACCCAAACTGCTCAATTTTAAAGACAGGTTGACAGAGCAACAAGTAAATGACATTAAAGCTCTTACTTTTTTCTTTTTAAGGGATTTAAATAAAGAATTGGATGTTGATCTAAAACATCTATATGATTCTTTTAGAAAATTTGCTTGGGTTGCTGATTATCAGTATGCTTATAATTGTTTTATTGGAATAATATTATATGCTGAGTTTTTCAAAAAATATCCTAGACATAATAGATATTCTGATGAAGAAATTAAAAAAATTGAAAATGAAGAAAATGAAATTTTAAACTTCATTGATAATAATGAAAACGCTTATGAACTAACTAACCTTTCTTATTCAAAATACTCTCATTGGGAATTAGAAAAAGCAGTAGATATTTTCCCGATTTATGAAGAATTTGATTTTTCTTATACTTTTTTAGAATTAATTTTTAACGCACATATAGAATCGTTTTTATTGGAGAAACAAAGGTACTCTTCAGTAGTAGATTATCATAAAATTGGATTTACAACTAAAGAAACCATAATTGATTTTTTGTTTGAAATTCCGTTTAATGAAAATACAAAATCTTTTTTTGAAAATATTTTAGATGCAGGAGCGAATTTTAAAAATGATGATCTTAGACTAAAATATGATGTAACCAAATATGTAAAAGAAATTGTTGAATGGTTTTATTACAAAGTTGATAGCAATAACGGTAACGAAAAAATGCTAAATAACCTATGGAATTATTGGGATGTGCTTTATTTTAAAATTAAAAATATCACTAACTTATATAATCAAGAATATTTGTTTTTTGGGAAGTGGAAATATGAAGCTGATGATTGGTTTGTACTAAAGAAAGATAATATATCAAGTATTTATTTGAAAAAAATTGAAAGTTTAAGTTATCTTAATGTTGAAGCATTAATGCAACTTTTGTCTGGAATAGGTTTTCAAAGTTTAATGCCAGAAGGAATAAAAGTCCTTACTAAACATTTTAAATCAGATGTAAAAAAATTACTTAATATTAATTATTACTATGGAGAAAAGTTAATAATGAGAGGTTTTAAAGATAAAATCAAGCAAATAAAAGAGGATGAATCTTTACTAAATGAATTTTTATGGTTTTTAAATGTAATGGTAGATTTGGGTTCTTCTAAAGCATATTACATTAGAGAAAATCTTATTTTATATAAAAAATAA